The genomic segment TCGGGGGCAGCTCACCGAGAGCGGCGACGCGATCTGCGGCGTCCGGATCGAGTGGGGGAAGCATGTCAGTTCTGGGCGGGGTCGAATCGGCGCTGGGTACGTAACCGCGGCGTCTCTTGATTGGTCAACACACGGGCCCGCTCCGCCATCGCCGACCCAACATAATCAGGCTGGGTCAGGAGGTAGAACCTTCCTTCAGCGGCCTGTTCGAACACCACTTCGGCGGCGGCGATCGGATCCATGGCCTCGGCCTTGATGTCCAGCATGGCGGTTCGCTGGGCCTCGGCGGCACCGGCGTCACCGGAGTTCACCCCGCCTGCAGACTCAAAGATGTTGGATACCACTGCACCTGGCAGGACTGCCTGCACGTGCACGTGGTGATCATGACCGGCGCACTGGACCTCGAGGTGCAGGCACTCGGTCAGTGCCAGCACGGCGTGCTTACTCATGATGTAGGGCGCCTGCAGAGGAACCACCGCGACGCCGCCGATCGAGGACAGATTCCACACCCACGCGGGCGCATCAGTGGCCATCATCCTGGGCAGGAATGCCCTAATCCCGTGGAAGACGCCACTGATGTTGATGTCAACGACACGCTGCCAGTTGGCGACGGGGGTGTCCCAGAGATAGCCGAATTGTTCGACACCGGCGTTGTTCACCAGCAGGCGCACATTGCCGAGATCGCGGTAGACCGTGTCGGCCAACTCTTCCACCGCGGCGGCGTCGCGCACGTCGCAGACCACGTCGACCGCCGATCCGCCTGCCGCGGTGAGTTCTTCGCGGAGCGACGCCACTGCTGCACCGTCGACGTCTGCCAGGACCACAGTCATGCCCAGCTGGCTGGCCTGACGAGCCAAGCCCGCACCGATTCCGGCGCCGGCACCGGTGATGACGGCGACCCCACCGCCGAAGGCCTCGCGTGCGTTCACGCCGACGTGCTGGCGGAGGTGTTGGCGGTGTGTTGGGCGAGCGGCACCGAATCCTCGGCGTCGAGGACCACCGTCATCGAGGTGAACACGAGGCCGTCGCCCGAGCGGCGGATGCCGGCGTCGACGACGCCGCTGGATACGGCGAACGGAACGTTGTTGGTGATCTGATTGACGAACAGATAGAACCGCACCGACGTCACGTCACCGTCGACACCGGTGCGGAAGATGTTGGTCGCGTGGTGGCGGCACGGGTAGGGGTTCTCGTTGCGGTGCTCCATGAGCCACGCGCGGGTCTCCTCGCCACCGTGAAGCTCGGCCGCGAGGAGATGCTCGAATGGGCAGTTCCCGGAATCCGAGCGGCTCAGGTAGTGCATCTCGTCGCCGATACGGGCGTCGACCTCGTCGAAGTGGCCCTGGTCGTAGTGATACCAGAATCCTGCGATGAACTCCTGGACCTCGGACAAGGCGATCTCGTTGCTCATGATGAGAAGTCAACCGCGGATGTGGCGCCAGTTACACCGCTGATGACCGTTGAGTGGAACACTGAGGCCGGGTCAGCGACTATCGGCGATCAGCGCCCACAATCCCTCGGGTCCCGCAGCGGTTGCGGCGGCGGCGATCTGCTCGTCCCAGTGGCGCACGGACCCGTATTCGGCTCGCCACGCCAGCGCTGCACGGGTGAATTCGTGCAATCGATGTTCCCGAGTCGTGCCGATCGCCCCGTGGACCTGGTGAGCATTTCGCGTCACCACCGACGCTGCGTGGCCGGCGCAGGAACGCGAGGTGGCGATGAGGAAGTCGAGGTTCGCCGAGTCCCAGTCTGTTGCGACGGCCACGTCGAGTGCCGCCTCGGTGGCGGCGCGGGCGAGCGCGGCCTCGGCAGCGGCATCCGAGATGAGGTTCTGGATGGCCTGGAACTTGGCCAGGGGGCGCCCGAACTGCACCCGGGCGGACACGTGCTCGATGGACAGCTCCACGGCGCGTTCGAGTGCCGCGCACACCTGGATCGACCGCATCAGCGCCGCCCTGCGCTTCAGCCTTCTCACGAGCGCTTCGCTGAGAGGTTCTCCCTCTGTCGCCGCGAGGTCCGCACGAACCGTGTCGCGGGGCTCACCGACCAAATTGGCACCCTGAACGAGGGACAGCGCGGCGGACTCGACGTCGGCAAGGCGATACTCGTCACCGGTCCACCACACCACCACGATCCGGTCGACCTCGGCAGCCCAGGGAACCGGTGCATCATGCCCGCCGTCGCGCCCCGGTAGCTGCACTGTGCGGATGGCACCGCTGACGGGCCGGCCGAGGGTCTCCAGCAGCCAGCACGCCAGCAAGTCGTGTTCGCCGACGGGAGTGCGAATGCCATGGCGTGCCGCGGCAGTCAGCAGCACCGCGGCCTCATGCCAGCCCGCCCCACTGCCGCCTGACTTCTCTGATCCGGTCAGCCGCGCCAACCCGAGGGAATCAAGACGGTTCCACAGGGTGCGGTCCAGAGCAGCCCGTCCACCGGTCGAGTGTGAGGGTCCGCTGCGCTGGTGGTCGGCGAAAACAGCATCCATCATGGCGGCGAGGTCGGGGTCGACCGCGGGGGCCGCGGTGGTCGAAAGGTGGGTTGTGGTCATCGAATGCCCAATCCGCGTGCGATCACGCCGCGTAACACTTCGTTGGTTCCGCCGCGCAGTGTGAAGCCGGGACGCTGGTCGACGGCATCGGCCACCAGCCGTGCCCACTCGGCGGATTGCGCTGTGGTGTGGCTGGTTTCGAGGTCGGCGAAGTCGGCGATGTCACCTTCGACGGTCGTGCCGAGGACCTTGACGACGGAGGCAGCCACATCGCAGCTCTCGCCGCGCTGCAACGCGCCTGCCACCGCCGTGGACATGTGGTGCAGCCCGGCGATGCGAGCCACCAGCCGACCGAGTTCGCGATCACCGGCTCCGCGCGGGTTGCTCGTGGTGTCCGCGGCGTGTGTCAGGAGGGGGAAGGTGGACAGGAAGCGTTCGGGCCCACTGCGTTCGAAACTCAGCTCCGAGGTGACCTGAGTCCAGCCGTGCCCGATCTCACCGAAGACCATCGTGTCGGGGACGAAGGCGTCGGAGAGGATGACCTCGTTGAAGTGATGGCTGCCGTTCATCGAGACGATGGGACGAACGTCAACCCCGGGACCGTGCAAGTCGACGATGAATTGGCTCAGTCCGGCGTGGCGGTGTGCGGGGTCCGCGGCGGCGGTGCGGGCGAGCACGATGAACGCATGCGCTCGGTGTGCTCCGGAGGTCCAGACCTTTGTGCCGGTCAGCGACCAGCCACCGGCCACCCGGGTTGCGCGGGTCCGCACGCTGGCGAGGTCGGATCCGGAATCCGGTTCACTCATCCCGATCGCGAAGAAGCACTCGCCAGCGACGATGCGGGGCAGAAAATGCGACTTTTGCTGCTCCGTACCGTATTTGAGCAGCGACGGCACGATCTGCCGGTCGGCGATCCAATGTGCCGCGACCGGAGCACCCGCGGCCAGCAACTCCTCGGTGACGACGAATCGCTCGTGAAAGGAACGACCGTGGCCGCCGTATTGCCGGGGGACGGTGATGCCCAGCCAGCCGCGCTCGGCCAACGCCGAGGTGAACCCTTCATCCCAGCCGCACAACCACGAGTCGATGGACGGCCGGAACGCGCCGGCGGCCAGTTGCTGCGCCAGGAAAGCCCGCACTTCCATCCGTAGTGCGTGCGAGGAGGCGTCGTTGCTGACCGGTGGTACCAGGCGGGGCATCGCAGTCGTCACGTCGTCCTCCACTTCGCGATCCGGCGCTGATGCTCAGAGTCGTGGTGAGCCAACGGCTGCATCGCCGCGGCCATTGCCAGGGTGGATTCCAGGGAGCCGGAGATGGATTCTTGCAGAAGCCGTTTCGCCATCCGCAGGGCGTGCGGGGGGTTCACCGCGATGTGTTCTGCCAACGCCCGTGCTTCGGCCAGCAGGTCATCGTGTGCCACGACACGGCTGACCAAGCCCCATTCGAGTGCGGTGCGCGCATCGATGCGATCACCGGTGAAGGTCAACTCCGCGGCCCGGGCGTACCCGATCGCACGCGGCAGGAACCAGGTTCCGCCATCGCCGGGGATCAGGCCGAGCTGGACGAAGCTTTCGGCGAACGATGCGCGTTCGGAGGCGATGCGAATGTCGCACATCATCGCCAGGTCGCAGCCGGCACCGACGGCCGCACCGTTGACCGCCGCGATCAGCGGCACTTCGAGACGGGCAAGCGCTCGCGGTATCCGCTGGATACCGTCGACATAGGCGCGCCGTTGGTCGATCGCGCTCAAGCCGAACATGCCACGGCCGTCGGCCATGTCTTTGACATTGCCGCCTGCGGAGAAGATCTTGCCGGCTCCGGTCAGCACGATCGCACAGACGGCAGTGTCACGGTTCGCCGCATCGACAGCCTGCTCGAATGCAGCGATGACGGCCGGGTCGGTGATGGCGTTGCCGACCTCCGGCAAGGTGATGGTCCAGACCTGAACTGCACCTTGTGTATTGACGTCCAATGGTGAACTCACGCGCCCGCCCGCAGCTGTAGGGACTTCGTCTGCAGATATTCCTCCAGCCCGAACCGTCCCAGTTCCCGCCCGATGCCGGACTTCTTGTATCCGCCGAACGGTGCGGCTGGGTTGTAGGGCCCGCCATTGATGTCGAGTTGGCCGGTCTGTACTTGGCGCGCGAACGCGATCGCGGTCTCGTCGTCGGCGGCCCACACCGCACCCGACAGTCCGTAGGGAGTTCCGTTGGCGATGCGCAGCGCATCGTCGGTGTCGGTATAGGGGATGACCGCCAGGACCGGGCCGAACACCTCTTCCTGACCGAGTTCGGATTCTGAGTCGACGTCGACGAAAACGGTTGGCGCGAGGAAGAATCCCTTGTCGCGGACAGGGTCGGCGCCGCCGGTCAACAGCCGAGCGCCCTCGTGGGCGGCGCGCTCGATGAAGCCGCGCACGGTGTTGAACTGAGCGCGCGAGGCGGATGGACCGATGCGGGTGGCGGGATCCCAGGGGTCACCCACGGTGTAACGGGAGACCGCGGTTTCGATCTGCTCCAGCGCCTCGCCGTAATGCTTGTGCGGCACCAGCATCCGCGTCCACGCCATGCAGGTCTGGCCGCCGTTGAGAAACGCATTGCCGACTCCGACCTTCACGGCGGTCGCCACGTCCGCGCCGTCGAGGATCACGTTGGCGGATTTGCCGCCCAGCTCGAGGGCGACCTTCTTGATCGAGCGCCCGGCCAGTTCGCCGACCCGCGCTCCGACGCCGGTGGACCCGGTGAAGGACACAAAGTCGACGTCAGGGTGAGACGCCAAGAGTTCACCGATGACCTGACCCGGCCCTGACACGATGTTGATGACGCCGGGGGGCAACCCGGCCTCTTCACACGCTTGCATGAAGGCGAACACCGACAGGGGCGCATCGTTGCTGGGCTTGAGCACAACGGTGCAGCCCGCGGCGATGGCGGGTAGGACCTTTGCGACCACCTGGTACAGCGGGTAGTTCCACGGTGTGATGGCACCGACCACCCCGTACGGCTCCCGCAGCACCAGGGAATTGCCGATGCGCTCCTCGAAGGCAAAGCCATCCAGTGCGTCGGCGAACGCCTTGGCCACTGCCAACGGAACCTGGGTCTGAACCGTCTCGGCGATGCGCACCGGGGCGCCCATCTCGGCGGTGATGAGATGGGCAATGTCGGGCAGACGTTTCTCCATCGCGTCGATCACGCGGTGGAGGCGATCACGACGTTCGCTCACGCTGATCAGCGGGTCGAACGCGCGGCGTGCTGCTTGGACCGCCGCCTCGACATCGGCGGCGGCTCCGTTGGGCACGTGACCGATCACCTTCTCTGTTGCGGGGTCGATGACATCGATCACGCCGCTGCCGGCCGGTTCTACCCAGCGGCCGTCGATGAACAGCGTGGGGTGCTCGTAGGTTGACAAAGCGATTTCTCCTGCGGTCGTGATGGTCAGGGAATCAAGCTGGCCCGGATGTCCCGCTTGCCGTCGGCAGCGGCGAACGCATCGTTGATGTCGTCGAGTGCGTAGGACGCTGCAGCGAGCCGTTCGAATGGCAGCGAGTGCAGATGGCGGTCGAGGAATGTCAAGGCGCGGGAGAGCACTGCCGGGTCATACAGGGAGACTCCGACCATGGTCTTGTTGGAGAATACGAAACGCGACGGATCGAATGAGAAGGTCTGGCCCACATTGATGTTGCCGATCTCGACGTAGCGGCCGAACTGACCGAGCATCTGCAGACCCTCCTCGATGGCGGAGGGGTGTCCTACGACTTCGACCACCACATCGGCGCCGTGGCCGTCGGTCAACCCACGCACCGCTTTCGCGCGATCTTTCGGTGTGCTGATCTCGTTGAGGTCGAGCACGGTGTCGGCGCCGAACGCTGTTGCGAGATCGAGCCGCTCGGAGACTCCGTCGATAGCGATGACATTGGCGGCGCCGCGGGCTTTGGCGACGGCGATCGCGTACAGCCCCAGGGCTCCTGCGCCCTGCACTACAACATGCTCGCCGAGCTGCAGATCGACACGTTCCAGTCCGTACATCACCTGCGATAGAGCGCAATTCGCGCCGGCGGCGATGTCGTCGCTCACGGTGTCGGGAACCGAGTAGACAACCGCACCGGCGGGCAGCAGGTAGTAGTCGCCGTAACCTCCGACGAAGTAAGGCGGCTCGTCCGCGCGCCCCAACATCGCCATCTTCAGGTTCAGACAAGCATTGCGTCGCCCGGCCAGGCAATTCCTGCAGGTGTGACAGCTGTAGAAGTACGGAAACACCACTCGGGCGCCCTCGGTCAGTGATTTGCCGCTGGAGTCGGTCGATACCCCCGAGCCCAGCGCGGCGACGGCACCCACCATTTCATGACCGAGAACCGTCGGCAGCTGGCCGCCCAGACCTCGCGTCGCGAACGTGCCGTGCCAGGCGTGGACATCGGATCCACAGATATTCGCGCGCAGAACTCGGACCAGGATTTCGCCCGGGCCTACCTCGGGAAGGCTGACCGTCTGGATTTCGAACGGCTTGCCGGGTTCATCAAAGCGCGCGATGCGGCCCTCATACACGTGGGGAATCCCTTTCGGTTTCGGTGAGTTCGACGCTGAACCGCTGGCGCAGATCGCGTTTGAGCAGCTTTCCGCTGGGGTTCTTCGGCAGAGAGTCGACGAAGAACACCTGTTTGGGCGTCTTGAATCCGGCGAGGTGGTCGCGACAATGGCGCAGGACGTCATCTTCGGTCAGAGCGGCGCCGGCACGAACGACCACCGCGGCGACGACGGCCTCCACCCACACCGGATGCGGTAGGCCGAACACGGCCACTTCTTCGATTCCGCTGTGCCGGTAGAGAACTTCCTCGACCTCGCGGCTGGCCACGTTCTCGCCCCCGGTCTTGATCATGTCTTTCTTGCGGTCCACGACATGGAGCAGACCGTGCTCATCGTAGAAACCCAGATCTCCCGAGTGGAACCAGCCGCCGGAGAAGGCCTGGGCCGTGGTCGTCTCGGCATCGAGGTAGCCGAGCATCAAATGTGGACTGCGGTGGGCGATTTCGCCCACCGTCCCGACGGTGACGGGATTATCCGCCTCGTCGAGGATGGCGGTTTCGACATTGACGACCGGCCGCCCCGCTGCCCCGGCATGTGCATCCTGCTCGTCGGGTCCCAACGCGGAGGCCAGGGGAGCCATTTCGGTCTGACCGTAGAAGTTCCACAATCGGAGGTTGGGTAGCCGCTGTCTCATCTCGTACAGGATCTCGGTGGGCATCGGTGACGCTCCGTAATAGCCCTTGCGGAGACTCGACAAATCCACCTCGTCGAACACCGGGCTGCGGAGCAGACTGATCCAGACAGTCGGTGGGGCAAAGTAATTGGTGACGCCGTAGCGTTCGATGGCGCGCAGAACCAGCTCGGGATCCGGTCGGGGCACGATGATGCTGGTGGCCCCGAGATAGATGTCGGTGGCCAGAAAGTTGTCCAACTGCGCACAGTGATACAGCGGCAGGGAGTGGACCTCGACGTCATCGCCGGACATGGAGCCGGCCACGATGGTGCTGATGTATTGCCACATCAGGCTGCGGCTGCTGTGCATGACCCCTTTGGGCCGCGACTCTGTACCGCTGGTGTACATCACCCGCAGCAGCTGGTCGTCGTCGACGCGGACATCGGGTGCCGGGCTGGTCGTGGCCAGCCAGTCGGCGAAATCCGACCAACCGGCATGCGGGGATTGTCCATCGGGTATCAACGCAACCTTTGTGGTCACCGTCGGACTGAGCGCCATCGCCTGCTCGGCGACGGGCACCAGGTCGGCCTCGACGAGGAACGCGGTGGCCTTGCTGTGCCCGAGGATGTAGGCGATCTCTTCGGCGGTGAGCATGAAGTTGATCGGCACGAGCACCACGCCGGCGCGCGCGGTGGCGAAGGCCAGTACGGCGTACTGCCAGCAATTGTGTGCCAACAGCGCGACCCGATCGCCCGGTCGCAATCCGTTGTCGTGGAAGGCTGCGGCGGCTCGGTCCACCAGGCGGTCGAAGTCGGCGAAGCTCAGCACCACGTCACCGTCGATGATGGCGGTCTTGTCCGGTTGCTTGCGTGCCGAACGACGCGGGATGTCGGCCAGGCTGTGGCTGCGGGCCCGGGCGATGACCGCGGCGAGGTCCTCAGAGTGCATGAGCCGCAGGGTAGGCAGGTCGACTGCGGGAGTGGTGGTTCGTCTCCCGCTCAGTAGACAGGCGGGCGTGGCGGGTGGCGACTGCGTTCGATACTCGACGCATGACCGTTACCACTGAATCGTCGTCATCGGCTGACAGCGCACCGGATCCGGCTGTTCTGCGGGCGCATCTGCGTCAGGCAGACCCCGGCGTTCTGGTTGCGGTACTCGCCCAGATGACGGGTGACGCATCGGTCGTGGACCGGTACGCGGGCAAGATCGACCACGTCCCGGACCCGCCGGAGCGAGCGGGAACCACCGACCCCGCCACCGCGGCTGCGCTGGCCGACGAGATCATCGCCGCGCTCGGTCGGCCCCGGCCGGCGGGAGCGATCGCCGCCGACGATCGTGGGCTGTTCGCCACTCTGTTGCCGATCGCGCTGGGCACCGACGTCGACGACGAACAGGTGGATCTGCTGCTCGAGCAGGGTGGCTTCCGACCCTCTCAACCCACGTTACCCCGGACGACGCCGATTCCCTCGACGACGACGATGGCGATCATCGGTGCCGGTATTGCCGGCATTGCGGTCGCACTGGCCGCGGCCGAAGAGGGGGTGCACTTCGAGATCTACGACCGTAACGATGAGGTGGGTGGCACGTGGCTGACCACGACATACCCGGGCATCGGCGTGGACACGCCGTCGGCGTACTACTCGCTGTCTCGGGAAGTGAACCCGGACTGGTCGAACTACTACCCCGAAGGTGCCGAATACCAGGCCTATCTGGTAGCCCTGGCCGACAAACACGACCTGCGCCGCCACATCCGGTTCGGTACTGAAGTGGAAGCGCTGTGGTGGGACGAGCAACGCCAGCAGTGGCAGATCCACTCACGCGCCGCCAACGGCGTCCGAAGCGTCGACTATGCCAGCGTCGTCGTCACCGCGGCCGGGTACCTCAACCGGCCCCGCTTTCCGGACCTCAAGGGCCGAGAGACGTTCGCCGGAACCAGTATTCACTCAGCCCAGTGGGACCCCACACTCGACCTGACCGGCAAGAGGGTGGCCGTCATCGGGGCTGGGTGTACCGCCGTGCAGATCGTCGACGCCTGCGTTGACGAAGTCGAACACCTCACGGTGTTCCAACGGCAGCCGCACTGGGTGGCACCCCGCAAGCGTCTCTCCGATGAGGTGCCCGAGCACCGGCGCTATCTGGGCCGGGTGCTCCCGTTCTATGCCATGTGGCACCGGCTCAAGTCGTACTGGGGCACCGCCGACAACAACTATCCGATCATCCTGCAGGACCCCGAGTGGTCGAAGACGCACCTGTCGATCTCCCCGGCCAACGATGTCTTGCTGCAGATGTGCTTGGACTACATCGACCGCATGTTCGGGGCCGGAACGGAATTGGCCCGCAAGGTCACACCCGACTTCGCACCCTATGGCAAGCGCATCATTCGCGATCCCGGTGGCTATTACGCCGCGCTGACCCGCGAGCATGTCGACGTCGAAGCCAGTGAACCCGCCGAGGTGAACGCCGACGGGATTGTGACCGCCGACGGCCGCCAGATCGACCTCGACGTCATCGTCTACGCCACCGGATACCATCTCGACTTCTTGTCCACCGTCGACATTCGCGGCCGGGGCGGCAAGACGTTGGCGGGGGAGTGGGGGGACAGTCCCCGCGCCTACCGTGGCGGAACCGTTCCAGGATTTCCGAATCTGTTCATCACATCGGCCCCCAACTACAGCCCCGGACACGGAGCGGGCGCCAACTTCTCCATGGAGGTCCTCGCCCACTTTATCCTGGAGTGCTTGCAGCTCATGGCTTTACGCGGCGCGAGGACGATCGAAGTGACCGAGCGCGCGTTTGAAGAGTATGTCGCCGGTATCGACGAGGCGATGCAACGCACCGTGTGGTGCCACACCCCGAACGCCCACACCTACTACCGGTCGGAATCGGGTCGCGTCGTCGTCGCCACCCCGTACCGACTGGTCGACCTGTGGCAGCAGCACCGGGCTCCCGTTGAAGAGGATTTCGTCCTGCAATGAGCCAGATCCTTGCCGGGAAGACGGCATTGGTAACCGGAAGCAGCCGTGGGATCGGGCGGGCGATCGCCCAGCGACTTGCCGCCGAAGGCGCCACCGTCGCGGTCACTGCCCGGGCCTACACCCCGTCGCCCTCGCTGCGGTCCGGTAACACCGAGGCTCTACCCGGCACCATCGAGGAGACCATCGGACTGATCGAAGAGGCTGGCGGGCAAGCTTTCGGTCTCGCCGCCGACCTGGAAGACCCGGCAGCGCGTGACGGATTGGTGGACGCGGTGGTGGACCGTACCGGCCGTATCGACATCGTGGTCAACAACGCGGGATTCGCCGACTATTCAGTGGTCGAGAGCATGTCCCTGGAAACGTTCGACCGAACCGTCGAGCACTACCTGAAAACACCGTTCGTCTTGACCAAAGCCGCAGTGCCCCACATGCGTCGGCAGGGGGCCGGTTGGATCGTCAACATCGGCTCGGTCACCGGAGTGGCACCGGCTCGGCCGTACCGTGACTACAACAAGGCCGCGGGCGACGTGATCTACGCGTCCTGCAAGGCCGCGTTGCACCGGTTCACCCAGGGCGTCGCGGCCGAGTTGCTCGACGCCAACATCGCGGTGAATTGTGTTGGCCCGTCGACCGCGGTGCGTACGCCTGGTGCGTCGTCCCTGATTCCGGACAGTTTTCCCACCGAGCCGGTCGAATACCTGGCCGAGACCGTCTTGGC from the Mycolicibacterium crocinum genome contains:
- a CDS encoding SDR family NAD(P)-dependent oxidoreductase, whose product is MNAREAFGGGVAVITGAGAGIGAGLARQASQLGMTVVLADVDGAAVASLREELTAAGGSAVDVVCDVRDAAAVEELADTVYRDLGNVRLLVNNAGVEQFGYLWDTPVANWQRVVDINISGVFHGIRAFLPRMMATDAPAWVWNLSSIGGVAVVPLQAPYIMSKHAVLALTECLHLEVQCAGHDHHVHVQAVLPGAVVSNIFESAGGVNSGDAGAAEAQRTAMLDIKAEAMDPIAAAEVVFEQAAEGRFYLLTQPDYVGSAMAERARVLTNQETPRLRTQRRFDPAQN
- a CDS encoding SDR family NAD(P)-dependent oxidoreductase → MSQILAGKTALVTGSSRGIGRAIAQRLAAEGATVAVTARAYTPSPSLRSGNTEALPGTIEETIGLIEEAGGQAFGLAADLEDPAARDGLVDAVVDRTGRIDIVVNNAGFADYSVVESMSLETFDRTVEHYLKTPFVLTKAAVPHMRRQGAGWIVNIGSVTGVAPARPYRDYNKAAGDVIYASCKAALHRFTQGVAAELLDANIAVNCVGPSTAVRTPGASSLIPDSFPTEPVEYLAETVLAMCHLPAEQRTGLVAFSLHYPWSQGLPVYSLDGLTALPPLEPPATANPNILPAGI
- a CDS encoding aldehyde dehydrogenase family protein; amino-acid sequence: MSTYEHPTLFIDGRWVEPAGSGVIDVIDPATEKVIGHVPNGAAADVEAAVQAARRAFDPLISVSERRDRLHRVIDAMEKRLPDIAHLITAEMGAPVRIAETVQTQVPLAVAKAFADALDGFAFEERIGNSLVLREPYGVVGAITPWNYPLYQVVAKVLPAIAAGCTVVLKPSNDAPLSVFAFMQACEEAGLPPGVINIVSGPGQVIGELLASHPDVDFVSFTGSTGVGARVGELAGRSIKKVALELGGKSANVILDGADVATAVKVGVGNAFLNGGQTCMAWTRMLVPHKHYGEALEQIETAVSRYTVGDPWDPATRIGPSASRAQFNTVRGFIERAAHEGARLLTGGADPVRDKGFFLAPTVFVDVDSESELGQEEVFGPVLAVIPYTDTDDALRIANGTPYGLSGAVWAADDETAIAFARQVQTGQLDINGGPYNPAAPFGGYKKSGIGRELGRFGLEEYLQTKSLQLRAGA
- a CDS encoding zinc-binding dehydrogenase, which encodes MYEGRIARFDEPGKPFEIQTVSLPEVGPGEILVRVLRANICGSDVHAWHGTFATRGLGGQLPTVLGHEMVGAVAALGSGVSTDSSGKSLTEGARVVFPYFYSCHTCRNCLAGRRNACLNLKMAMLGRADEPPYFVGGYGDYYLLPAGAVVYSVPDTVSDDIAAGANCALSQVMYGLERVDLQLGEHVVVQGAGALGLYAIAVAKARGAANVIAIDGVSERLDLATAFGADTVLDLNEISTPKDRAKAVRGLTDGHGADVVVEVVGHPSAIEEGLQMLGQFGRYVEIGNINVGQTFSFDPSRFVFSNKTMVGVSLYDPAVLSRALTFLDRHLHSLPFERLAAASYALDDINDAFAAADGKRDIRASLIP
- a CDS encoding crotonase/enoyl-CoA hydratase family protein codes for the protein MSSPLDVNTQGAVQVWTITLPEVGNAITDPAVIAAFEQAVDAANRDTAVCAIVLTGAGKIFSAGGNVKDMADGRGMFGLSAIDQRRAYVDGIQRIPRALARLEVPLIAAVNGAAVGAGCDLAMMCDIRIASERASFAESFVQLGLIPGDGGTWFLPRAIGYARAAELTFTGDRIDARTALEWGLVSRVVAHDDLLAEARALAEHIAVNPPHALRMAKRLLQESISGSLESTLAMAAAMQPLAHHDSEHQRRIAKWRTT
- a CDS encoding nuclear transport factor 2 family protein, translated to MSNEIALSEVQEFIAGFWYHYDQGHFDEVDARIGDEMHYLSRSDSGNCPFEHLLAAELHGGEETRAWLMEHRNENPYPCRHHATNIFRTGVDGDVTSVRFYLFVNQITNNVPFAVSSGVVDAGIRRSGDGLVFTSMTVVLDAEDSVPLAQHTANTSASTSA
- a CDS encoding acyl-CoA dehydrogenase family protein; translated protein: MPRLVPPVSNDASSHALRMEVRAFLAQQLAAGAFRPSIDSWLCGWDEGFTSALAERGWLGITVPRQYGGHGRSFHERFVVTEELLAAGAPVAAHWIADRQIVPSLLKYGTEQQKSHFLPRIVAGECFFAIGMSEPDSGSDLASVRTRATRVAGGWSLTGTKVWTSGAHRAHAFIVLARTAAADPAHRHAGLSQFIVDLHGPGVDVRPIVSMNGSHHFNEVILSDAFVPDTMVFGEIGHGWTQVTSELSFERSGPERFLSTFPLLTHAADTTSNPRGAGDRELGRLVARIAGLHHMSTAVAGALQRGESCDVAASVVKVLGTTVEGDIADFADLETSHTTAQSAEWARLVADAVDQRPGFTLRGGTNEVLRGVIARGLGIR
- a CDS encoding acyl-CoA dehydrogenase is translated as MTTTHLSTTAAPAVDPDLAAMMDAVFADHQRSGPSHSTGGRAALDRTLWNRLDSLGLARLTGSEKSGGSGAGWHEAAVLLTAAARHGIRTPVGEHDLLACWLLETLGRPVSGAIRTVQLPGRDGGHDAPVPWAAEVDRIVVVWWTGDEYRLADVESAALSLVQGANLVGEPRDTVRADLAATEGEPLSEALVRRLKRRAALMRSIQVCAALERAVELSIEHVSARVQFGRPLAKFQAIQNLISDAAAEAALARAATEAALDVAVATDWDSANLDFLIATSRSCAGHAASVVTRNAHQVHGAIGTTREHRLHEFTRAALAWRAEYGSVRHWDEQIAAAATAAGPEGLWALIADSR
- a CDS encoding acyl-CoA synthetase, which produces MHSEDLAAVIARARSHSLADIPRRSARKQPDKTAIIDGDVVLSFADFDRLVDRAAAAFHDNGLRPGDRVALLAHNCWQYAVLAFATARAGVVLVPINFMLTAEEIAYILGHSKATAFLVEADLVPVAEQAMALSPTVTTKVALIPDGQSPHAGWSDFADWLATTSPAPDVRVDDDQLLRVMYTSGTESRPKGVMHSSRSLMWQYISTIVAGSMSGDDVEVHSLPLYHCAQLDNFLATDIYLGATSIIVPRPDPELVLRAIERYGVTNYFAPPTVWISLLRSPVFDEVDLSSLRKGYYGASPMPTEILYEMRQRLPNLRLWNFYGQTEMAPLASALGPDEQDAHAGAAGRPVVNVETAILDEADNPVTVGTVGEIAHRSPHLMLGYLDAETTTAQAFSGGWFHSGDLGFYDEHGLLHVVDRKKDMIKTGGENVASREVEEVLYRHSGIEEVAVFGLPHPVWVEAVVAAVVVRAGAALTEDDVLRHCRDHLAGFKTPKQVFFVDSLPKNPSGKLLKRDLRQRFSVELTETERDSPRV
- a CDS encoding flavin-containing monooxygenase — protein: MTVTTESSSSADSAPDPAVLRAHLRQADPGVLVAVLAQMTGDASVVDRYAGKIDHVPDPPERAGTTDPATAAALADEIIAALGRPRPAGAIAADDRGLFATLLPIALGTDVDDEQVDLLLEQGGFRPSQPTLPRTTPIPSTTTMAIIGAGIAGIAVALAAAEEGVHFEIYDRNDEVGGTWLTTTYPGIGVDTPSAYYSLSREVNPDWSNYYPEGAEYQAYLVALADKHDLRRHIRFGTEVEALWWDEQRQQWQIHSRAANGVRSVDYASVVVTAAGYLNRPRFPDLKGRETFAGTSIHSAQWDPTLDLTGKRVAVIGAGCTAVQIVDACVDEVEHLTVFQRQPHWVAPRKRLSDEVPEHRRYLGRVLPFYAMWHRLKSYWGTADNNYPIILQDPEWSKTHLSISPANDVLLQMCLDYIDRMFGAGTELARKVTPDFAPYGKRIIRDPGGYYAALTREHVDVEASEPAEVNADGIVTADGRQIDLDVIVYATGYHLDFLSTVDIRGRGGKTLAGEWGDSPRAYRGGTVPGFPNLFITSAPNYSPGHGAGANFSMEVLAHFILECLQLMALRGARTIEVTERAFEEYVAGIDEAMQRTVWCHTPNAHTYYRSESGRVVVATPYRLVDLWQQHRAPVEEDFVLQ